In the Neodiprion virginianus isolate iyNeoVirg1 chromosome 2, iyNeoVirg1.1, whole genome shotgun sequence genome, AGATAACGGCGTAGTTTAGCAAAATATAAAGCAGcatatatttaatttgtatttatttgcAGCATTCATTTTAAGATCGAATACATACTCAGCTATCGTATCCGTATTAACTTACGTTTAGAAATTCACAGCGTTTCTAATGTGATTCAAATCACGCGCCGCGCAACGatatttcgatatttcgacATTCTCGATTAGTGATGAGTTCGCACTGATTACGCAACGTTCTAGTGGCAGTTTGTGAATCGCGGTAGGCGGACGTAAAAATGGCAAAGATTTTCCCGACAAATTGCCGAAATGTCATTCGACAGGTACGTAATACTTGGTGCTGTTTTGCTAATTGGGACTTAGAAATTCACGTGATTTTTTCTCCTACTATTCGTTTTGaagttttgcaaaatttcatcCTTTTTTCAACCCTGTCATGACATAACAGATACCCACCTACTACGTTGACTGCCTACTATAGTTGTTTTCAGACTCGTAATCAAAGTTATTTTGTACTGTATTTATTCAGCAGACTTTTATCATCGGTTTAAAATTAAAGCCGAGTGTTTTCACTTGTGATAATTAAACCGTTGTTGACTCAATATTTTCCTGTATAACTTCGCCCGGAATGCGGTGCTACATCGTAGTTAGAATTTTAGGTTGGGCTTTAACCAATGACAACATAAGTTACGCTTTATCTCGCAaacaaaatttccaaatataaatctgaaaacATAGGAACTTTCAGCAGCATGCCAACATTTGAATACCTCAGTTGATGAGTCGCAATTTATTTACtgttcgttttatttataaccTCTCACTCGTTCTTCTCATTATCAATTTGAATCCATTTCACAGGTTCGTGGATTGCATTCATCCACGGTCCAAAATGCTGAAGCCAGATTGAAGACTTTCAGCATTTACCGATGGAATCCCGACAAGCCTGATGAGAAACCGGACATGCAAGATTACAAAGTTGACTTGAATTCGTAAGATTCCAGTTCTGTTTTCTTGCAAATCAgatttattcaatatattaacgtttttgaaatttaccaCAACCTGCAAAACATTACACGATAATCATCATCTTATTCATTTGCAGATTTTGTGATATCCTTTTGTCGTCATTCCTCTGGATGCAATTACCTGTGAAACTAATTTCCTTGAACTGCCTATATCGATCCTAACAACCTTAATACACAAGTAACTTTTATCtgcaatatttcatttctttggtTATTAatgacataaaaattttttcagttgtGGTCCCATGGTATTAGATGCTTTGATTAAGATTAAAAATGAGGTCGATCCAACTTTGACTTTCCGCCGTTCATGTCGGGAAGGAATCTGCGGTTCTTGTGCAATGAACATCGGTGGAACGAACACTCTTGCCTGTATTAGGTATGACTTTCACAATGCTTGAAGATTTTTATCTGTGCCTGCGTGAGTTCCTGTTCTTGACTCCAACATTTTTATATAGCAAGATTGACACAAACCTTAGCAAGAGAACCAAGATCTATCCATTGCCTCATATGTATGTCGTAAAAGACTTGGTGCCAGACATGAACCACTTTTACTCTCAGTACCGCAGTATACAGCCATGGCTCCAACGTAAAGATGCTAAAGAAAGTGGTACCCAGCAATACCTGCAAAGTGTTGACGATCGTAAAAAGTTGGTGAGTATTCCGCCAATCTATAGCGCATGTCAtctattaatttattacaaagTGTATCCTTCAGAAAATAACcaatgtaatattatattacaggATGGTCTATACGAGTGCATTTTATGCGCGTGCTGCAGTACTTCTTGCCCGTCTTATTGGTGGAATGGAGACAAATATTTAGGCCCGGCAGTTTTGATGCAGGTAATTATGTCGTGATTAATTGAAATGGCGTTGGTCTCACCCTTTGCGCAACGATACAGGCTTACCGGTGGATCATCGACTCAAGAGATGATTTATCCAAGGAACGTCTCGAGAAACTAAGAGACCCGTTCTCAGTCTACCGTTGCCATACAATTATGAATTGCAGTCGAACATGCCCTAAGGTAAGTCTGTTTGCAGTGAACATTATTGAATCGGGTTAATATGAAATCAGTGAGGATTATGGAAAGcctataaaattgaaataagaatatctaatcatgcaaaaaataaaaaaaaacattaaaaagaTCATTACTCTCAAAagtttaaatatttgaatattggtttttatgaaatgaataaattcttttcaacTAGGGGCTGAATCCTGGTAAGGCAATTGCAGAGATAAAGAAGTTGTTAGCTGGTGTTATAGAAAAGGGTGAACCGGGTCTCAACACTACTGCTCTGCACAATTGAGTATTGCTTGTAGGAATTAGTCAGATATAAGAGTTATTTGTGCACAGTATTGTCGTGCATAGACGTATAAATGTGCAAGcaatgtatacgtataccatggtatgtatgcatgtatttatatatgtatgtacataaaatatcaaaagcaTCACTAAAGTGATTCGGTACTTTttgaaatgttaatttttctccagTTATAATTTAAACTTATTGTAACGCTCTTCTGACATACTTATACTCTATGTTTGATGGATACGTAGAAAAAACTTACAATTTCACGATTGTTACGTCGGCATACTTGTTATTAACGAATCCGtgtaaaatttctacaaaGTTAATGACCAGTATTAATATGCAATGAACATTACTTATTTATCATGAGGTGAAATTTAGTTCTATGAGtaacggtataaaaataaattaaccgTGTATTGAGATTCAAagattgtaatttattatttgaaatataacATTCTTGTAAGATATGCAGAAAGAgatttgatattattatagtaAAATTTGCCTATCTCTAAGTCTACTAAAGTGCAAGATTTAATTAGTTTATTACTTTCTTCACGGTTCCGATGCCATTCTGATTCTCGCTGTCTCTCGCGATCGATTGTGCACTTCAGCAGTACGTAGAGTTATACCAAATATGTCCTCGTGGTATCGATTTTCATCCTGACAAAAATTGACATTCAAGTGTTATGAAGTATTTGTATATTAGGTAATATATTTACTGATCACATTGGCATGCTGTTATAAAATTAGAGAGATTGATTGCAGATTGACGAAAGGATTGTTTCTATAATAGGTTGCGAGAGAAGTTTTTTCCGTTAAATTATCATCTGTAAAATATGGCATTACCCTCAAGGATAGCATATAAGCCTCAACTTCCTTATTACTGAGCCTGCCATGTGTCTGAATAATCtgtttcaaagtttgataaaCGTCCTCTGCCATTGTGCAATCACCACACACATAAAAATGGCCTTGCTCATGTACTAGCATCCCAAATATCTGAGAAGCCTCTGCTTGAATCAAATCCTGGACGTAAGTCTGTAAAATTTATGATATGTTTCTGACTCTAGTCATTTACCACTTAAGTATTTAATCAGCTGTGTCCAATCTTAAATTTACCTTCTTCACTCCAGGCTCGCGCGATAATGCGAGAAATACTTTGTCCAATATACCAGCTTTAAGCATTGCGTTCTTTTCCTCTCTGTACAAATCTAAATCCCGTTGCCGACAGCCAAAGAACAACCAGGTCTTCCCAACTTTTATGTCTGCaacgaaaatttaatagaatTTGCAGTCAAGCTGAAGGCAATGGTGATGGATTTAATTTGAAAGTTCTCTACCTTTGGAGAGCCTCATTTCTGAAAGTCTGTGATGCCAGAATCCACGGAATGGTGCAATCCCGGTTCCTGGGCCAACGAGTATCATCGGTGCTCTTTTATCCAATGGCATGTAGAAGTTTGGCGCACTGAAAAGTTGTCCgtattaaatatataaatataaaagacTGTTTCTTTTCTGCATTTTTCTCTGTATTGACCTTCGAACGAAAACGTAAAGTGATTCGCCATCTGCCAACTGGTGGAGATAATTTGAACAAACTCCATAATGCATTGGCCCTGTACCATCTTGGGTCTTGTACTGAACAACGGCAACTGTGAGATGTATTTGTCCCTGATGGACATTAGGTGATGATGAAATACTGTAAAATCTTGGCTGCAAAGGTGTAAGCTGAAGAATCAAAAGTGATGCGAGTGGTCTAACAGATGGAAACTCTTGGAGAACTTCTAAAAGATTTGGGAATTTCCAGTGACGCCAATCCTCGTATGCCGTTGAATTctgatgtagaaaaaaaaaagcagataTTTTGTCAAATCTCTGGTAAGATTAGTAGtagaaaatacgaaattttctaaaacatatgattgttattattgttgagATTTTTCTTACGTACAGTCGCTAGTTCAGTGAGCTGCGCTTGTTCTTCTGGGTTTGTTGCTATTGATGCAAAATATCGCAAAAGATTTGGAGTTGGTGGGGTAGTTATGTCCAAAAATCTTGTTAGCAACATTCGTAACGAGTTTGGCAGATAGCGTTCATGTGGCATCCAAGTTTTCACAATGCCTGCATGTTCAAAAATAAGGTCAATcgtgaaatttgttttgtaATGTATCTCGACGCAAATACAACGAACCATTTGGAGTGTGAGACTGCTTCTGCATTTGCAATTCAATCGATATGTCCGGATCTACATTGGTCTGAAGACGCTCTATAATACTATCAACAAGTTGAGCTCTGTTGCATGCAAAAACACCCAAGTGATCGCCTGGCTTGTATTTCAATTCCATTCCAGCAATTTCGTCAAGTTCAAGCAATAATGTAACACCACTAAAGATGGGAGAACGAACATTATTACACTTGTACTAAAGTTGACCCAATTTCTAACTGTATCCCAAATTTGCTTACCTAGAGTTACTGCCGTTCAAATTAGTTTTTCGTAACATGTTGCACGACATGACGTTTCTCGAATGGCACTTCTTCAATGCTGAAATGTAAAACATATTATTGTCAGGGAGGGTTGAGGGTAAAATATAGAGAAATTTACCTGTAGCAATTGGCTGTGGGTCAGCCTCAACAAAGCGCACTGCGGCTGGTGATAAAACGTCGGAGCCCAATGACAGGGCAACTTCTAACAAAGTCTCATCATCATCCAAGCAAAATGTTTCACATGCGACCTGAAAAGTGAAATACGATATCAGAATAGGTTAAAgtgaaattactttttattcGGCTAATAATGTCgttatattttgaatttagGAGCCGAATGCAactgtcaattttttacaaaccGTAAATGTATCTGCCGCCCATTTCCTGAAAGCCTGTTCCTGTCCACACATCTCGTCTCCCTGTGCCAAGCGCAGCAGACGTTCGCCCCCTAGTTCACCAAGCAGATTATCCACGTAACGTCCGAAGGCGCAAAAGTTTGGATATGCTGATGATCCCAATGCAAAAACTGCAAACCTATAATGGAaagtaattgtaaaattacaCATCAATTCGCGTCTCATTTTATGCATCAAGTTGGTATCAACGAACCTGACATTGCTTAATGGCCCAAAAGTATCCTCGGCTTGAGATTCGGTGAAGGAGCCACGAAGGGAATCCAACCGGTCTAATTTCTTAGAACTTCCTAATTCTGTCTGGCTGTTTGCCTTTATAAACGACTTGGAAGTTGCCAGGCtgagaatataataataattttatagtaAGATTAAATTCAGAGCAATTTTTTACCAGTTGCATCAGATGAATCTTTGATAGCAGTGAAAGAATGGAAGCAAAGTACCTGatcttattttcattgtttgaGTAGGTTTCATTCATCTTCATCGCGTACAAGTTTTGAGCGAATGCCTgaaagatgtaaaaaatttgattatagGAAGTAACATATATTTTCATGGATGAATAATTACTCACTTCTCCATTTTCAGGCGGATCACCATTTCCAAAAGTAGATGTAATGACCAACAATAATGCTTCGTGTTCAATATTGCTGATGTCGTAATCTGCCATGCAGTGAACCTGTAGAAAATTTAGTGAAACTGGTATATTTCGGTCAATTATCAGGTGAGATTTCAAGAgcatcttttatttattttttattcacctgAGAATGAAACGCATGCCCAAGAAGCTCTCCGAGTTTTACCGCGTACATTTCTGATGTTTTTGTTTCAGTAGCAAAAAGTACCGTGGCTTTAATTCGACGGGATAAAGCTCGTCCAAATAATTTTGACGTGAATTTCACAGCTCTGTAACAAAAAATGATTGCACGATGTCAGAGCGCCAGCTTGAAAGGAATTTTCAAAAGgtcaaataaatattgaacatTAACTATCGTACCTAGCTATTTGCTTAAAATGAAACTTTCTCctcggtttttttgaaaacgattTCTTGTCTCGTCCTTTCTTCCACTGATGAGTTTTCCAGGCAGGGTCCTAAAATTTTGcgaattgtaatttttatccatACTCGCGAAAATTAGCAGTAACAATAGAATGAGACTTTCTGTATCATCACCTGATAATCGTACGATGGTTTAAGATAGTATAATGCCATTTCTTGGTGAAATACTGGAGTAGCAGAGCCAGAAATAGGCGGAACAATCCACAGCCAATCTGCTGGACAACCGTTGCGTAGAcgcatttcattttcataatGTTTCATGAACGATTCTGAGGCCGTATGATGATCGACAattgttacatttttcatctaaaattCATGAAAGCAACTGTTATAACTCAGGCTACTTCAACATTGAAGATTTGGAATTGAATGACGCACCTGAAAACTGTGAAGCACCGCGACATTTGCCTCTATCATAGCTTTGTCTCTCCACAGTGAACTCGCTGTTCTGGTATCCAGGCCCATATGAGTTGCGATAGTCTGAAACACGTGCAAAATATATGCATAattgcgatgaaaaaaactCAACATCTAGTCTAATTTACCTCCAACATATTGTAACGCTGAATGTCGCAAAGATCTCGAGAGCCTATTTCTGTGCTCATGTACCATCCGTTGAATGGCGCGGCAGTGAATTCCAGTCCACCACAATCGAATATCATACCAGAAACAGCTGGTACTGCAAACCACTTgagatttaatttttcgaaccaCTCGTATCTGAAAGTCATTTGAAGATTGTACAgtgaaaaatatccaaatttGGAATCATCTTACTGCAAGTGTCTGTGACAAACTTGTTCGATAAAAGGTATAATAGTTACGTCGGATGGCTGAGAGAAACTTCGAGTACAAGTTCAGTCGGAATGTCAAAGTAGTCAGGATCGTGTCCATTCGCTGATAACACTAGTGGCAATATATCAAATCTTGTTCCAGAACCCCGCCATCCAAGCTTCATGCAGAGCTAAGGAAGCGATTTACAATTATACTTCAATGACGATAgagatgaaatggaaaattgctTGAATCTTTTTGGAAATATCATTCATTCCTGACAAACCTCTGTAAATTCTACGTTTACTGGATCTCCCGTGATTGTACCATCAGCGTTTTTGTAACCAGCGTAGCTAATGAGCTGTTGATTCCAGACTTTATAATCATGCTTGCCGTCGGTTCGTTGTGGAAAGATGGTGATTGCTGATCTACAATACAGTGAGAATTAAATTTGTGTTAGTATTTTATAAGTCAAATGCATCAAATGATTATTCACCTGATATTTCCCTTGTTTGTACTGTACTTGATGTGGTTGCAGAGTGCCTCAAACATGCCACTAGTGGTTGTCACATATCGACAGTCAAAAACCtggtgaattttattatttcaagatattatacatatgcaaAGCATTCATAgcttttctaaattttttcagcaaaaatcACCGAACCTGCAGTTTTGACCACTGAATCCGTCCAATGCAACGAGCCGCATTTCTCCAGGCCAATTTTGCTCCATACACCAACTCTGTTTCTGTGAGTTGGTACGTACTCGCGCCCAACACTTCTCGCCGTATGCTTTCCCAGCGTGATCGGTGCGCATCGCTGTTCAATCTACATATCGAATTGAGCGCATTGAGACTTAAGGTGTTTACACAGATATTCAATATTGATATCGTAATTAGGTTTTAAAAAACATATGTAATCTGTTTTCAGATACATTACCGTCTAATCGACGCAAAGTATTGATCGAGAAAATCTTTAGCATGTACTAGAATTTCATCTTTTGAACGTGGCTCTGTGCTGTGATTAGGCAAAGACATTATGCTGCCCAAACAGACTTCACTGGAGCAATGCGTTTtctggaaaataaatttagcGATGTTATCGAGTTTAATGTTGATGCGTAATATAGCGGAGTGACAAATTTTAAGTTTCAAGCGTTATTACATCCGTTTCCTGTAAACGCTATAACCATTGAAGACATTAGTTTTTCTGGCAACGATCATAATATTGTTTACTTTCAAATGTACGGTACACACTaagtacgtatacgtataattcatttgaaaaagcAATGTTACACTAACAttggcaaatattttttatatcctttTTACTGTATGTAAGTACtgatattgtataatatggTTCAGATAAAACGCAAGGATACTGTGAACAATGAATTTCAATCATGATGGGTGAGTATGTGATATTCTAAAGCAGTTAAAATGTTCATATAATCTTAACAGCTTCTGCTTCTACAATTACACGTACAgataattttatacatcaatGTTCGATCACGTTCCTGTTAACAATCACTACCAAGCAATGAATGGGTATGCATGTGCATGCATAAATTGTAAGGACTAAACAGTTTTCTAATTCGTGTACCATTCAATGTTTTCTTTGCTTAATTTAATCTCATCGACAaaggatgatgaaaaaatttttaaaaaaacaaaataattattacgacGAAATGAACAAGTAATACAAAGGTGTGTACTTTAAACTTTATATATGTTAATTGAAGgatcaaaatgaaaatcataacgtgaaggaaattttttccattttactgaatttatttgaaatggTAAAATTCTATCGATTTTTCCCGCTGATATGAGAATGACTTATgaacgaagaataaaaaaattgtaccgTGTCTGGGGATTCAAATCTACGATATGAAGTTGTGTAAATGTTCGTAAAAtatgagaattaaaaaaaaaaaaaagaaaaagtctaATTCTCGTCTTTTGGatgtaaattcaatttcaaaattgaacgttGTAAGCCAATATAATTGCTAAAGTATAACCGACGATCAGTGTGATTATTTCTTGTTAAGATTCTCACATTGAGAATAAGAAGGAATTATCGAGGGTTAATTTGTTGCGATcgatatatataatttatattaaaacgAAAATCATTTGATATAATTCTAAGATTATATCCGAACCTCGGCATTGTTGCTGTGAAGAGAATCGAACGCTTCTGTTTTGTATATGAGATTTCGAAGTTTCGTCGGTTTTCTCTGACACGGAGGCGCAGCTTCGTGGTCCTTCATCTCGGCAATATACGGGACGAGTAGATTTCTTTCAGTTTTGTCCCTTCCGTTTTTCTTCCTTCCCTCTCcttttcttccaaaattcttGCCCAACGTTCGCGGCTCTCGCTTCCGCGATCTGCGCgatctatatatacatatatatatataccgtaCCCTTTCCTTGGTCAATGAAAGCGACTTAAATTATGTCTGCCCCCGGATTCGAGGACGCGGAGTGCCGAAAGTGGGAGGACCGAAGACGCAGCCCAGCATCCTCGACGGTTGCTAACATGCGCTGTGAACGTATATATCATCGATTTACCACGAGTTTCAAACCAGGTGTTTTGTGAAAACCGCGCCTAGACAGGGACTGGTTAATGTGCCTAATTGATTTTTAGGAACGCCGAGTTTTATTCACCACGTTTCACGTATCCCGATATGATCGTATCGTATCCTCATCGATTTACAATTATTCCCACGGATTTGGTTTCAGATCAAGCATTATATGATGTAAAGGACGTTTATTtacttatgtatttatttatttggtaATTTTTGGCTCGGCGTCACTATACATACGATGTATGTAGAACTCGTTTTTCAACGTATTATTTGATATACGTAAAACGGATCTTCGGTCAATACAAGTAATGAATATTGAGTACTTTTACAGGTCGTAGAAAGTACAGATTATTTTTCCGACAATGGGTTGTTACGAAGAGCCTCCGGCTATGTATTTCTAAACCAATTGCTtgcaatgaaataattaatcatgaatatttttatcatgtACTGCTTATCTGCAGTTTGATGACATAAGacgaaaattaacaataatgatCAAGTAAAGTgtatgtaattaatcaattgttGATTTCATACAAGTATTGAGAATCGAAATTAATGTATAGTCGAGGAATCTGATTTGTCTGTTCTGAGTTAATGGACTATGATATGTATGGTAAAATGCAGAGAAAGTGCAAAAAACTTAACCCCTGAAGTTAGCAAGAAAGTAAATATCTACCAACCGATTAGACATGATCGTattgataatttgaattttaaaacacTAGTCGCAATCGATAACTCTCGATCGCGCGCTTGATACCGCGATtgtcttattttttcatgtcaAAGAGCCATATTCAGAGTGCAGAAACTCAAATCTGAGGATTCTGGGTACTCAGAATCAGTTTGAAGCTGCAATTCGAACATAACGACTTTCACGCTTTGCGGTCGAGTtgcataataatttgaaatcaagagagtggagagaaaaaagagattAGACGAAACTTCAAGTTTAATCAAACTCATTTAAAGCGAGCCTGCTGTATAATTTACTATGGAGAAACGATCGTATAGCGAGTATGATCCGAAGTCTGTCTCTGTTGCAGGAAGCGTACGTAACGTATTctctttgcatttttttctcaaatctaGAGACTATTTCGTTTTATaactttattatttaattaccGGCTGTCGTAGTTTCTGAacgatttttccaaaaaatatagaaaagaAAAGCGATAATTGCTATTGACCAAAGCGACAATCCTTCGTCAACGCGAAAAATTGCCGGCCACTCTAGCAGTTGGAGTAGAATTGAAAACCAGACGCCGACCATGAATCTGACTCAGATTGAAGGGCAGCCTATGTCTCAGGAGGTCGTAATGAGTAGCTCTCAAGACGTGGATGATCCATTGGCCAATAATCTACAAAGTTTATTGGAGATATGGAATAATAATGCGACGCAGGGTGAATTAATTTTAGTTGACGATGATCAGGTgaacgagaatttttttattctgaaatatttggctcttaaaattaaaaatagttaCTATGTGATTTTCCCGGGTTACAAAGTCACTTTATATACTATAGTTTTTGTAAGTACAAGTGAAAAGTCCAATCAACGCGTGTATatagaattataattattgaaaatttgaatcacGCATTTTAATGTGTTTCCGATTCGTACAATTTGTACTGTAGCATCAGCAGTTGACGGAAATGGAAGAACAACTCGCGCAGGCTAAGTTGACAATCAAGGGTTTGGAACAAAGGCTTTCCAAGGCCGTCGAACGCAAGATCGTAATGAAGAATATTATTCAAGACCAAGTTAAAAGGGGGgatgaaattacgaaaaggTGATATTTACCTTCAACTGACAAGATTATTGCTGCTGTTGCTAGTACCTCACAACTGCATCACACACCTCATACTTGTTAGGGTGATTCTTATTTTAGTTATGTCGGAATTTCTTCGCATTCACCGCCCAAAAGTAATCCATATatataggaaaaaaattgaccgcAACCCTGAATTTGCCCGACAACTCTAACACGCCCGCCATGCAGTCGAATTTTTATA is a window encoding:
- the LOC124298253 gene encoding nitric oxide synthase, salivary gland, producing the protein MKDHEAAPPCQRKPTKLRNLIYKTEAFDSLHSNNAEKTHCSSEVCLGSIMSLPNHSTEPRSKDEILVHAKDFLDQYFASIRRLNSDAHRSRWESIRREVLGASTYQLTETELVYGAKLAWRNAARCIGRIQWSKLQVFDCRYVTTTSGMFEALCNHIKYSTNKGNIRSAITIFPQRTDGKHDYKVWNQQLISYAGYKNADGTITGDPVNVEFTELCMKLGWRGSGTRFDILPLVLSANGHDPDYFDIPTELVLEVSLSHPTYEWFEKLNLKWFAVPAVSGMIFDCGGLEFTAAPFNGWYMSTEIGSRDLCDIQRYNMLETIATHMGLDTRTASSLWRDKAMIEANVAVLHSFQMKNVTIVDHHTASESFMKHYENEMRLRNGCPADWLWIVPPISGSATPVFHQEMALYYLKPSYDYQDPAWKTHQWKKGRDKKSFSKKPRRKFHFKQIARAVKFTSKLFGRALSRRIKATVLFATETKTSEMYAVKLGELLGHAFHSQVHCMADYDISNIEHEALLLVITSTFGNGDPPENGEAFAQNLYAMKMNETYSNNENKISLATSKSFIKANSQTELGSSKKLDRLDSLRGSFTESQAEDTFGPLSNVRFAVFALGSSAYPNFCAFGRYVDNLLGELGGERLLRLAQGDEMCGQEQAFRKWAADTFTVACETFCLDDDETLLEVALSLGSDVLSPAAVRFVEADPQPIATALKKCHSRNVMSCNMLRKTNLNGSNSSGVTLLLELDEIAGMELKYKPGDHLGVFACNRAQLVDSIIERLQTNVDPDISIELQMQKQSHTPNGIVKTWMPHERYLPNSLRMLLTRFLDITTPPTPNLLRYFASIATNPEEQAQLTELATNSTAYEDWRHWKFPNLLEVLQEFPSVRPLASLLILQLTPLQPRFYSISSSPNVHQGQIHLTVAVVQYKTQDGTGPMHYGVCSNYLHQLADGESLYVFVRSAPNFYMPLDKRAPMILVGPGTGIAPFRGFWHHRLSEMRLSKDIKVGKTWLFFGCRQRDLDLYREEKNAMLKAGILDKVFLALSREPGVKKTYVQDLIQAEASQIFGMLVHEQGHFYVCGDCTMAEDVYQTLKQIIQTHGRLSNKEVEAYMLSLRDENRYHEDIFGITLRTAEVHNRSRETARIRMASEP
- the LOC124298279 gene encoding succinate dehydrogenase [ubiquinone] iron-sulfur subunit, mitochondrial-like → MAKIFPTNCRNVIRQVRGLHSSTVQNAEARLKTFSIYRWNPDKPDEKPDMQDYKVDLNSCGPMVLDALIKIKNEVDPTLTFRRSCREGICGSCAMNIGGTNTLACISKIDTNLSKRTKIYPLPHMYVVKDLVPDMNHFYSQYRSIQPWLQRKDAKESGTQQYLQSVDDRKKLDGLYECILCACCSTSCPSYWWNGDKYLGPAVLMQAYRWIIDSRDDLSKERLEKLRDPFSVYRCHTIMNCSRTCPKGLNPGKAIAEIKKLLAGVIEKGEPGLNTTALHN
- the LOC124299165 gene encoding uncharacterized protein LOC124299165; amino-acid sequence: MEKRSYSEYDPKSVSVAGSKRKAIIAIDQSDNPSSTRKIAGHSSSWSRIENQTPTMNLTQIEGQPMSQEVVMSSSQDVDDPLANNLQSLLEIWNNNATQGELILVDDDQFL